The Azotosporobacter soli genome includes a region encoding these proteins:
- a CDS encoding MFS transporter, translating to MSTKALAGYPENYWKRLVFTFCMGWTIIWVYRAMLSPIYPEIQATIGPQTNAAMGIIASCYFFGYTALQIPSGFLVDRFGQKKVLIPGFIIFAAGVFSIASATSIMPIYIGAVLAGVGCGTYYGSAYSLTSQHVPPEKKGLQTAIVNSGSALGMILGMTGSSYFVKTMGLPWQTMVIVSGCLLVFLVLWFFFVIIEPSKVAPAAKDAADKAAAADVVETSKGSMFRPSLLTCYLLYFTTCYAYYMIVTWLPKFLEAERAIKGGMIGLTVSMIAVTAVPGALYFARMSDKKRDKKAKIILFLEIAAFMLIAVSMFVPDTTSLVIVLLLYGFLGKMAVDPVLISYVSDQADKKTMATTLGTFNFFGMSSSVVAPALTGYIIDKTGSGVWGFYLGAALLLVGALVFYLTNAKSAKSLEKAGA from the coding sequence ATGAGCACAAAAGCGTTAGCAGGATATCCGGAGAATTATTGGAAACGCCTTGTCTTTACGTTCTGTATGGGATGGACCATCATTTGGGTGTATCGGGCGATGCTGTCGCCGATTTATCCTGAGATTCAAGCAACGATCGGACCGCAAACGAATGCGGCCATGGGCATTATCGCTTCGTGTTATTTCTTTGGTTATACGGCTTTGCAGATTCCATCCGGCTTCTTAGTCGATCGGTTTGGTCAGAAGAAAGTGTTGATACCGGGCTTTATTATCTTTGCCGCCGGTGTTTTCAGCATCGCTTCCGCCACATCGATCATGCCGATTTATATCGGTGCGGTTTTGGCGGGCGTCGGTTGCGGCACGTATTACGGCTCGGCCTACTCGTTGACGTCGCAACATGTTCCGCCCGAGAAGAAAGGGCTGCAAACGGCTATCGTCAACAGCGGTTCGGCGCTGGGGATGATTCTTGGTATGACCGGATCCAGCTACTTTGTTAAGACAATGGGTCTGCCGTGGCAGACGATGGTTATCGTTTCCGGTTGCCTGTTGGTTTTTCTCGTTCTCTGGTTCTTCTTTGTCATCATTGAGCCCAGCAAGGTTGCCCCTGCTGCTAAGGACGCCGCCGACAAAGCGGCTGCGGCGGACGTCGTCGAAACATCAAAAGGATCGATGTTCCGTCCGTCTCTGCTGACTTGCTACCTGCTCTATTTCACGACCTGCTATGCGTATTATATGATCGTGACCTGGTTGCCGAAGTTCCTTGAAGCGGAACGCGCCATCAAGGGCGGGATGATCGGACTTACGGTATCGATGATTGCGGTTACGGCTGTACCTGGGGCGTTGTATTTTGCCAGAATGTCCGACAAGAAGCGCGACAAGAAAGCAAAGATCATCCTTTTCCTTGAGATTGCCGCCTTTATGCTGATTGCCGTTTCCATGTTTGTACCCGATACGACCAGCCTTGTTATTGTCTTACTGCTCTATGGATTCTTGGGTAAAATGGCCGTCGATCCGGTTCTGATCTCCTATGTCTCCGACCAGGCGGATAAGAAGACGATGGCTACGACGCTGGGAACGTTTAACTTCTTCGGGATGTCTTCGTCAGTCGTGGCTCCGGCTCTTACGGGCTACATCATCGATAAAACCGGTTCAGGCGTCTGGGGCTTTTATTTGGGCGCGGCGCTCTTGCTGGTGGGTGCGCTGGTCTTCTATCTGACAAATGCCAAGAGCGCGAAATCGTTAGAAAAGGCAGGTGCGTAA
- the allE gene encoding (S)-ureidoglycine aminohydrolase: MSYLNQVTGYRNGLLSNRSIIKRGNYALIEPDGLVKNVIPGFENCDITILASPKLGASFVDYLLTIHVGGKNESGFGVADEETLLYLIEGELTIKAGEKKCSLEKGGFVYCPPGTKLYFHNESKKETRAFLYKRIYNRLEGFEPYVVTGNTEAMEWSIYEGMEDVLVKDFLPKDLAFDCNFHILSFKPGASHGYIETHIQEHGAYCLSGQGMYNLDNDWIPVQKGDYLFMGAYCPQACYAVGREENFAYVYSKDCNRDVSL, encoded by the coding sequence ATGAGCTATCTGAATCAGGTTACCGGATACAGAAACGGTCTTTTGAGCAACCGTTCGATCATCAAAAGAGGAAACTATGCGCTGATCGAACCGGACGGGTTGGTTAAGAATGTCATTCCCGGTTTTGAGAATTGCGATATCACGATTCTCGCTTCGCCGAAACTCGGCGCCAGCTTTGTCGACTATCTGCTGACCATCCATGTAGGCGGCAAGAACGAAAGCGGCTTCGGCGTTGCCGATGAAGAAACGCTGCTCTATTTGATCGAGGGCGAGCTTACAATCAAAGCGGGGGAAAAAAAGTGTTCGCTCGAAAAAGGCGGTTTTGTCTACTGCCCGCCGGGAACGAAACTGTATTTCCACAACGAAAGCAAAAAAGAAACGAGAGCGTTCCTGTACAAGCGAATCTATAATCGGCTGGAAGGCTTTGAACCGTATGTCGTCACCGGGAATACGGAAGCGATGGAATGGTCGATATACGAAGGCATGGAAGATGTTTTGGTAAAAGACTTTTTGCCGAAAGACCTGGCATTTGACTGCAATTTCCATATCCTTAGCTTCAAACCGGGCGCATCGCACGGCTATATCGAAACGCATATCCAGGAACATGGCGCATATTGCCTGAGCGGACAGGGGATGTACAATCTCGATAACGATTGGATTCCGGTGCAAAAAGGAGATTACCTTTTCATGGGCGCGTATTGCCCGCAGGCCTGCTATGCGGTAGGCCGCGAGGAAAACTTCGCCTATGTGTATTCCAAGGATTGCAACCGCGATGTGAGTCTTTGA
- a CDS encoding DUF2877 domain-containing protein, with protein MKAENGERKSSFLPRCLNGRYAGRVHSKFKRGINLEFTDCLIHLGVDKAPLSAMGLNIEEEKMTRLLAAVRIDDIVINKDDALLFYSIQGEMPVAYGNLKEIDLKLRATALSRKKITDSFLYRRLEDCEWESCIGIALDEKTSESVTLLLQSDKSDAQMNGQLIAFFIGRGKGLTPSGDDILTGFTLALQLFGDFAVWRNSLEKEVAKKRTTSVSLAYLTALLQGYASEPFITLINALDEEKNQIIEETLEEIKRLGHTSGSDTLFGLFLGLQFLAKE; from the coding sequence ATGAAGGCTGAAAATGGAGAGAGGAAGAGCAGTTTCTTGCCTCGTTGCCTGAACGGGCGTTATGCGGGGCGAGTTCACAGCAAATTCAAGCGTGGGATCAATCTGGAGTTTACGGATTGTTTGATTCACCTCGGCGTTGATAAAGCGCCTCTCTCCGCGATGGGCCTGAATATAGAAGAAGAAAAAATGACCCGACTGCTTGCGGCTGTACGCATTGACGATATCGTCATCAACAAAGACGATGCTTTGCTCTTTTATAGCATCCAAGGCGAAATGCCTGTTGCGTATGGAAACTTGAAAGAGATTGATTTGAAGCTCAGAGCAACCGCGTTATCCAGAAAAAAAATAACCGACAGTTTTTTGTATAGACGGTTGGAAGACTGTGAATGGGAATCGTGCATCGGAATCGCATTGGATGAAAAAACAAGCGAATCTGTCACGCTGCTTTTGCAGTCTGATAAATCCGATGCGCAAATGAACGGGCAGCTAATCGCATTTTTCATCGGCAGGGGAAAAGGGCTGACGCCGAGCGGAGATGATATTTTAACCGGATTTACCTTGGCGCTGCAGCTGTTTGGCGACTTTGCCGTCTGGAGGAACAGTCTTGAGAAGGAGGTTGCGAAGAAACGAACGACATCGGTCAGTTTGGCCTATTTGACGGCCTTGCTGCAAGGCTATGCAAGCGAACCTTTTATCACACTTATCAATGCGCTGGATGAGGAAAAGAATCAGATCATAGAGGAAACGCTGGAAGAAATAAAACGGCTGGGCCATACATCCGGCAGTGACACGTTATTCGGACTTTTTCTCGGGTTGCAGTTTTTAGCGAAGGAATAG
- the arcC gene encoding carbamate kinase, translating to MNKQLVIALGGNALGNTPDEQKEAVSAAARHIVQLVKDGYRIVIVHGNGPQVGMINLAFELAYKENANVSVMPFAECCAMSQGYIGFHLQNALQNTFLEQGMATHVSAAITQVIVKQDDPAFQEPTKPVGLFYSEEEANAIAKERGYTFIEDSGRGFRRVVPSPEPVDIKEKGTIRCLMENGDVVIACGGGGIPVYCKDGLLHSVDAVIDKDKAAAKLADVIDADSFIVLTAVPRVAIHFGKPEQKWLERISIAEAKQYSKEGHFAPGSMLPKIEAAIKFVEAGNGRKAIITSLENAYNAVVKDQGTIIG from the coding sequence ATGAACAAACAATTGGTCATCGCCTTAGGAGGAAATGCGCTTGGAAATACTCCCGATGAGCAGAAGGAAGCAGTTTCGGCTGCTGCCCGCCACATTGTGCAACTGGTCAAAGACGGCTACCGCATCGTAATCGTCCACGGCAACGGACCGCAAGTCGGGATGATCAATTTGGCCTTTGAGCTTGCATATAAAGAAAATGCCAATGTTTCCGTGATGCCGTTTGCGGAATGCTGTGCGATGAGCCAGGGGTATATCGGTTTTCATTTGCAAAATGCGCTGCAAAACACATTTTTGGAGCAGGGCATGGCAACGCACGTATCCGCTGCCATTACGCAGGTGATTGTCAAACAGGACGACCCGGCTTTTCAAGAGCCGACAAAACCGGTCGGTCTGTTTTACTCGGAAGAGGAAGCAAACGCAATCGCCAAGGAACGCGGTTATACGTTTATCGAGGATTCCGGCAGAGGTTTTCGTCGCGTAGTCCCTTCGCCGGAACCGGTGGATATTAAAGAAAAAGGGACGATCCGCTGTCTGATGGAAAATGGCGATGTCGTAATTGCCTGCGGCGGGGGCGGTATTCCGGTATATTGCAAAGACGGCTTGCTTCACAGCGTTGACGCCGTGATCGATAAGGATAAGGCCGCGGCTAAACTGGCGGATGTCATTGATGCGGACTCGTTTATCGTTTTGACGGCTGTACCGCGTGTTGCGATTCACTTCGGCAAACCGGAACAAAAATGGCTGGAGCGCATCAGTATTGCTGAGGCGAAGCAATATAGCAAAGAAGGTCATTTTGCGCCGGGTTCGATGCTGCCGAAGATTGAGGCGGCGATCAAGTTTGTTGAAGCCGGAAACGGCAGAAAAGCGATTATCACCTCTCTGGAAAACGCATATAATGCAGTCGTGAAAGATCAGGGAACGATAATCGGATAA
- the allC gene encoding allantoate deiminase encodes MMEMTLNEIQETMDWLASISDGEGPGTTRLLYSPSWLTAQTKLKERFEALGMRCHFDAIGNLYGTLEGSEMPEKTIATGSHVDTVVRGGKLDGQLGIFGGYLAVKKLLEVYGKPKKSIQIISMAEEEGSRFPYVFWGSKNIFGLAKKEDVAAIKDADGIGFVEAMQKAGFDFSEAHQERTDIEAFIELHIEQGNFLEEEQFTVGVVNSIVGQKRYNITLKGEANHAGTTLMRYRKDTVECMARIITQSIDKAKAAGDPLVLTFGKVVPSPNTVNVVPGETLFTMDCRHTDAAFLQEFTLGLENDMRKIAERYGISIEIDNWMNEKPVLMDAKVVETIENVCRSKNLNYKLMHSGAGHDSQIFAPRVPTGMIFVPSIKGISHNPAEDTKVEDLREGIRALAYTLHEFAY; translated from the coding sequence ATGATGGAGATGACGTTGAATGAAATCCAAGAGACGATGGATTGGCTGGCTTCGATCAGTGACGGCGAGGGGCCTGGGACGACGAGACTGCTTTATTCGCCAAGCTGGTTGACCGCGCAAACGAAGCTGAAAGAACGCTTTGAAGCGCTGGGTATGCGCTGCCATTTTGATGCGATCGGCAATTTGTACGGTACGCTGGAAGGGAGCGAAATGCCGGAGAAGACGATTGCGACTGGGTCGCACGTCGACACCGTGGTCCGAGGCGGAAAACTGGATGGGCAGCTTGGTATTTTCGGCGGCTACCTGGCTGTGAAAAAGCTGCTTGAAGTCTATGGGAAACCGAAAAAGAGCATCCAGATTATTTCGATGGCGGAAGAAGAAGGTTCACGTTTTCCTTATGTTTTCTGGGGCAGCAAGAACATCTTTGGTCTGGCGAAAAAAGAAGACGTCGCAGCGATTAAGGATGCGGATGGGATCGGTTTTGTCGAGGCTATGCAGAAAGCGGGCTTTGACTTTAGCGAAGCGCATCAGGAACGGACGGATATAGAGGCTTTCATTGAACTGCATATCGAGCAGGGGAATTTTCTCGAGGAAGAGCAGTTCACAGTTGGCGTCGTAAATTCGATCGTCGGACAAAAACGTTACAATATAACGTTGAAAGGCGAGGCCAACCATGCGGGGACGACGTTGATGCGTTATCGCAAAGACACCGTCGAATGCATGGCCCGCATCATCACGCAGTCCATTGATAAGGCGAAAGCTGCCGGTGATCCGCTTGTTCTCACGTTCGGCAAAGTCGTTCCCAGTCCCAACACGGTCAATGTCGTACCCGGCGAAACTTTGTTCACAATGGATTGCCGCCATACGGACGCTGCTTTCTTACAAGAATTCACACTCGGTCTTGAAAACGATATGAGGAAAATAGCTGAGCGCTATGGCATTTCGATTGAAATTGACAATTGGATGAATGAGAAGCCGGTGTTGATGGATGCGAAAGTGGTAGAGACTATTGAAAACGTCTGTCGGAGTAAAAACCTGAATTATAAGCTCATGCACAGCGGCGCCGGTCACGACTCGCAAATTTTTGCGCCGCGCGTTCCGACGGGAATGATCTTTGTGCCGAGCATCAAGGGGATCAGCCATAATCCGGCGGAAGATACCAAAGTGGAAGATCTGCGTGAGGGAATCAGGGCGCTCGCCTATACGCTGCATGAATTCGCCTATTAA